A window of the Desulfobacula toluolica Tol2 genome harbors these coding sequences:
- a CDS encoding cobaltochelatase subunit CobN translates to MEKKPLKIVYCYTHMFSKKLWQKAAARLKDQGIDLMFFRQGSDPEGLNSRQTIHGDVFMGEVTKALPGFRQVLDQARSFEHRMLLSEEGADDFSSFTRQETLKVHEYLNLPHENNFINAMLFIASLCNIPVSFNDPETVATCGVYHPSANTWFGTANEYMNWYISKKADFIPFGCAGIVCAYNQIIEENTKEIDALIRILETNDLIPFCVFTRGEAHAPDSYDQQSNATSKNPYDWMRLFEAGDIRPDILLNLLAGRFLARPEDGKFLNSLNIPVIQLIKSYAHSVDQWKADPAGLKSHSMIYSLSQPEMNGVIEPTMAACVEDPGEGARTGEYRFEPVQERLESLVKRIRRWRILQKKANHEKKITIVLHNNPCKGVESTVGMAVGLDTFESLGATIRALGAAGYDIKDCPVEGLALKNAVFEKKAFSEFRWTTVDEIVSKGGGLHFMGADEYQPYFNGLPKAAKEKIEKDWGPFPGQGMVYEKQDRKNLVITGLCFGNLKIMVQPKRGCYGAKCNGEVCRILHEPDLSPPHHWLASYKFIRDTSDAVLHFGAEGALEYLPGKRAALCQTCFPDISLGDLPNIYVYCMDIPGEGLMAKRRAQAVIVDHLSPVLSHMGADENLIELESLLAQYQKADQLEESDRRQKLKQKMLPLMAELEPDENKKGSDDFEDRLHTLGRRIRQLKTACFQSGLHVLGKAPDEEDMNAMLETLEQTVRDDDLLAREKIFFITEKLQQCPRELEAVVQCLDGKYLEAGLGGSFYQGKLETLPTGRNFYPVDIAALPTKTAWETGKIMADKLLEKYFTQEGEFPENVGISLWSSDAFKADGELFSQILYLLGVCPVWADNGRVKGLDVIETDRLLLTTANHETIHRPRVDVTIQTSGILRDMVPNFCDLMDEAVVMVSRLDEPSDVNYVAKRTREQILELKKKLGKDLPEEAIARMACFRVFSSKPGTYGLGVGLALDASAWKNKNDLAEAYVNWGGYAYGSEKISHALENYGYEAHAILARQLRDVDISYMKQSCVEYDVLDCGGYAVFQGGMATAGNALKKTGKKIKLYWGSAGTGEEKGICDLKDAIENSALTKLLNKDWLEKIKPHGFQAASSIASKINNLFKLAATTESVDDWLFDRVVDTYIADEANAAWMKLQNPYAVEELTRRLLEAHSRKLWEPDDRRLELVQSMALEIEGDMEETMGEVNSEFQGSRVDVMTKDDVENWNPAFILAGS, encoded by the coding sequence ATGGAAAAAAAACCGTTAAAAATTGTTTATTGCTATACCCATATGTTTTCAAAAAAACTCTGGCAGAAAGCTGCTGCCAGGTTGAAAGATCAGGGGATTGATCTCATGTTTTTCAGGCAGGGATCAGATCCGGAAGGATTGAACAGCCGGCAAACCATCCACGGGGATGTGTTCATGGGAGAGGTGACCAAGGCATTGCCCGGATTCCGGCAGGTTCTGGATCAAGCCCGATCCTTTGAACACCGGATGCTGCTCAGTGAAGAAGGGGCGGATGATTTTTCCAGTTTTACCCGACAAGAAACCCTTAAGGTTCATGAATACCTTAATTTGCCCCATGAAAACAATTTTATCAATGCCATGCTTTTTATTGCATCCTTATGCAACATTCCGGTCTCATTCAATGATCCTGAAACCGTTGCCACCTGCGGCGTGTATCATCCTTCAGCAAATACCTGGTTTGGAACTGCAAATGAGTATATGAACTGGTATATTAGCAAAAAGGCGGACTTTATTCCTTTTGGATGTGCAGGGATTGTCTGCGCTTACAACCAGATTATTGAAGAAAACACAAAAGAAATAGACGCCCTGATAAGGATTCTTGAAACAAACGACCTGATACCCTTTTGTGTGTTTACCCGGGGCGAGGCCCATGCTCCGGATTCATATGATCAACAAAGCAATGCCACGTCTAAAAACCCGTATGACTGGATGAGACTGTTTGAAGCCGGTGATATCCGGCCTGATATTTTGCTCAACCTGCTTGCGGGAAGATTCCTTGCCCGGCCTGAAGACGGAAAATTTTTAAACAGCCTGAACATTCCTGTGATACAGCTTATCAAATCCTATGCTCACTCTGTCGATCAGTGGAAGGCAGACCCGGCAGGCCTTAAAAGCCACAGCATGATTTATTCCCTTTCCCAGCCGGAAATGAACGGGGTAATAGAACCCACCATGGCAGCCTGTGTGGAAGACCCCGGGGAAGGCGCAAGAACAGGCGAATACCGGTTTGAACCTGTACAGGAACGCCTGGAATCACTGGTAAAACGTATCCGGCGATGGCGAATTCTCCAAAAAAAGGCCAATCACGAAAAAAAAATCACCATCGTGCTTCACAACAATCCCTGCAAAGGAGTGGAATCCACCGTGGGCATGGCCGTGGGCCTGGATACATTTGAAAGCCTGGGGGCAACTATAAGGGCATTGGGTGCGGCCGGATATGATATTAAGGATTGCCCGGTTGAGGGTTTGGCTCTGAAAAACGCTGTTTTTGAAAAAAAAGCATTTTCAGAATTCAGATGGACCACGGTGGATGAAATCGTGTCCAAAGGTGGTGGGCTGCATTTCATGGGCGCAGATGAATATCAACCCTATTTCAACGGTTTGCCCAAAGCAGCAAAAGAAAAAATTGAAAAGGACTGGGGACCATTTCCAGGCCAGGGAATGGTTTATGAAAAACAGGACCGAAAAAACCTTGTTATCACAGGACTTTGTTTCGGCAATCTCAAAATTATGGTTCAGCCTAAAAGGGGATGTTATGGTGCCAAATGCAACGGTGAGGTGTGTCGTATCCTCCATGAACCGGATTTGTCTCCACCCCACCACTGGCTGGCGTCCTATAAGTTTATCCGGGATACCTCGGATGCTGTTCTTCATTTTGGTGCCGAAGGGGCATTGGAATACCTGCCCGGCAAGCGGGCCGCACTTTGCCAGACCTGTTTTCCGGATATTTCTCTGGGCGATTTACCCAATATCTATGTATATTGCATGGATATTCCCGGAGAGGGGCTCATGGCAAAACGACGGGCACAGGCCGTGATTGTGGATCATCTTTCTCCGGTTCTCAGCCACATGGGGGCAGATGAAAATCTCATTGAGCTTGAGAGCCTGCTTGCACAATACCAAAAGGCAGACCAGCTGGAGGAATCGGACCGCAGACAAAAACTCAAACAAAAGATGCTGCCCTTGATGGCTGAACTGGAACCGGATGAAAATAAAAAAGGATCAGACGATTTCGAAGATCGGCTCCATACCCTGGGCCGCAGGATCAGGCAGCTTAAAACGGCCTGTTTTCAAAGTGGGCTTCATGTCCTGGGCAAGGCCCCTGACGAAGAGGATATGAATGCCATGCTGGAAACACTGGAACAGACTGTCCGGGATGATGATCTCCTTGCCCGGGAAAAAATATTTTTTATTACCGAGAAATTGCAGCAGTGCCCAAGGGAGCTTGAAGCCGTTGTTCAATGCCTGGACGGGAAGTATCTTGAAGCAGGGCTTGGCGGTTCTTTTTACCAGGGAAAGCTTGAAACCCTTCCCACGGGCCGTAATTTTTATCCTGTTGATATTGCTGCTCTTCCCACAAAAACGGCATGGGAAACAGGAAAAATAATGGCAGACAAGCTGCTTGAAAAATATTTCACACAAGAGGGCGAATTTCCGGAAAATGTAGGGATCAGCCTTTGGAGTTCCGATGCCTTTAAGGCCGACGGAGAGCTGTTTTCACAAATTCTCTATCTTCTGGGGGTGTGTCCTGTATGGGCAGATAACGGCCGGGTCAAAGGTCTTGATGTCATTGAGACAGACCGGCTGTTACTGACAACGGCAAATCATGAAACAATACACCGGCCCCGGGTGGATGTGACCATCCAGACCAGCGGTATTTTAAGGGATATGGTGCCCAATTTTTGTGATCTCATGGATGAGGCGGTGGTCATGGTCAGCCGCCTGGATGAACCCTCTGACGTTAATTATGTGGCAAAACGAACCCGGGAACAAATTCTGGAATTAAAGAAAAAACTGGGCAAAGACCTGCCTGAAGAGGCCATTGCCCGCATGGCCTGCTTCCGGGTTTTTTCTTCCAAGCCGGGAACCTACGGGCTTGGGGTCGGGCTTGCCCTGGATGCCTCGGCCTGGAAAAATAAAAATGACCTGGCCGAAGCCTATGTCAACTGGGGGGGATATGCTTATGGATCGGAAAAAATAAGCCATGCCCTTGAAAATTACGGTTATGAGGCCCATGCCATCCTGGCCAGGCAGTTAAGGGATGTGGATATCTCCTATATGAAACAGTCGTGTGTGGAATATGATGTTCTGGACTGTGGGGGATATGCCGTGTTCCAGGGTGGCATGGCAACAGCCGGTAATGCCCTTAAGAAAACCGGAAAAAAAATCAAGTTATACTGGGGAAGTGCCGGAACAGGTGAGGAAAAAGGAATTTGTGATTTAAAAGATGCAATAGAAAACAGTGCATTGACCAAATTATTGAACAAAGACTGGCTGGAAAAAATAAAACCCCACGGATTCCAGGCTGCTTCATCCATTGCATCCAAGATCAACAATTTGTTTAAACTGGCTGCCACAACCGAATCAGTGGATGATTGGCTCTTTGACCGGGTGGTGGACACCTATATTGCCGATGAGGCCAATGCCGCCTGGATGAAGTTACAAAATCCCTATGCCGTTGAAGAGCTGACCCGCAGGTTGCTGGAAGCCCATTCAAGAAAATTGTGGGAACCCGATGATCGGCGCCTGGAGCTTGTCCAATCCATGGCACTTGAGATCGAAGGGGACATGGAAGAGACCATGGGAGAGGTGAACTCAGAGTTCCAGGGAAGTCGGGTGGATGTCATGACAAAGGATGATGTGGAGAATTGGAATCCCGCATTTATATTGGCCGGATCATAA
- a CDS encoding cytochrome C assembly family protein: MNIQVIIHHSFLVASLLYLISLIMVAAKQKTCAACVFAAGMICHAGSLALRYWTCFPLLPLYQGPFFLAFAVGLIGFRPVLSRSNLLSRIVLVNLLSWSAYLFPNDFYLPFLQFKTLFAHGFFLLGVVGKSLFLLAGAGAVMVLLDKGETGQVKFVGQAVLWGFFFWTLSVFSGAFWSWLGWGSPVVWDDPLMTTTMATWLLYSLMLHLHLTRFSGAGPRAWFALLGAVWVFCFNCVPELGPFRIPGWLS; this comes from the coding sequence ATGAATATTCAAGTAATCATTCATCATTCTTTTCTGGTCGCCTCCCTGCTCTATCTGATCAGCCTGATCATGGTGGCCGCAAAACAGAAAACCTGTGCTGCATGTGTATTTGCAGCCGGTATGATATGCCATGCCGGTTCTCTGGCGTTGCGATACTGGACCTGTTTCCCGCTGCTGCCCTTATACCAGGGTCCGTTTTTTCTTGCGTTTGCAGTGGGCCTCATCGGTTTTCGGCCGGTTCTGTCTCGCTCCAACCTGCTGTCCCGGATCGTTCTTGTCAATTTGCTGTCCTGGTCTGCATATTTATTTCCCAATGATTTTTATCTGCCGTTTTTGCAGTTTAAAACCCTGTTTGCCCATGGTTTCTTTTTGCTGGGAGTGGTGGGCAAATCCCTGTTTTTGCTGGCAGGGGCCGGGGCAGTCATGGTTCTTCTGGATAAAGGCGAGACGGGACAGGTAAAATTCGTGGGCCAGGCTGTGCTATGGGGTTTTTTTTTCTGGACCCTGTCTGTATTTTCCGGTGCTTTCTGGTCCTGGTTGGGGTGGGGATCACCCGTTGTCTGGGATGATCCTTTGATGACCACAACAATGGCCACCTGGCTTTTATACTCCCTGATGCTTCACCTGCATCTTACGCGGTTTTCAGGTGCCGGGCCCAGGGCCTGGTTTGCCCTTTTGGGTGCCGTCTGGGTGTTTTGTTTTAATTGTGTGCCTGAACTGGGACCTTTCAGAATACCGGGGTGGCTCTCATGA
- a CDS encoding ABC transporter substrate-binding protein → MRVNVKPVLLIFIGLAMAFFTGCSSDSESPVKEKETKELSFMSIGSFAVNPLANGCTEVRDGAGRTLILVPRDADIPSGYEKFQVVRTPVERVVAYGFFDIAILKALGVIESLKGVLAEKEDWFIPEVVRGMEENAITFLGDYNAVDFEQLRKVRPELVLTWDMSILPMLDEMGVACVITTTPVAMCLNARMKFIRFLAPFFNKQAQANQYFERVSNALEQIRKNTAKASYKPKVMWGDIYEKRVLVEPGNAWVGELVELALSDYQFEDIFGKSCVEISLERFLYSGQDAEIFFTYRTPKSGASSKAALARANPLLAGVKPLKDGRVYSPMPHYTQSGDKLDEILTDIAAILHPECYPGHKLGYFRQLPDTDPKS, encoded by the coding sequence ATGAGAGTAAACGTAAAACCGGTGCTGCTGATTTTTATAGGTCTGGCCATGGCTTTTTTTACAGGATGTTCCAGCGACAGTGAGTCACCGGTCAAAGAAAAAGAGACAAAAGAGTTAAGTTTTATGAGTATCGGCAGTTTTGCCGTTAACCCACTGGCCAATGGATGCACCGAGGTCAGGGACGGGGCCGGCAGGACCTTGATACTGGTCCCCCGGGACGCGGATATACCTTCGGGGTATGAAAAATTCCAGGTGGTTCGGACCCCGGTTGAACGGGTGGTGGCCTATGGCTTTTTTGACATTGCCATTCTCAAGGCATTGGGGGTGATAGAGTCACTCAAGGGTGTTCTGGCCGAAAAAGAGGACTGGTTTATCCCGGAAGTGGTACGGGGAATGGAAGAGAATGCCATTACCTTTCTGGGGGATTATAATGCCGTGGATTTTGAACAATTGCGTAAAGTCAGGCCTGAACTGGTCCTGACCTGGGACATGTCCATTCTTCCCATGCTGGATGAAATGGGGGTCGCCTGTGTGATCACCACTACGCCCGTTGCCATGTGCCTCAATGCCCGGATGAAGTTTATCCGTTTTCTGGCCCCGTTTTTTAATAAACAAGCCCAGGCAAATCAATATTTTGAGCGAGTCTCCAATGCCCTGGAACAGATCCGGAAAAACACTGCCAAGGCAAGTTATAAACCCAAGGTCATGTGGGGAGACATCTATGAAAAGCGGGTACTGGTGGAACCGGGAAACGCCTGGGTGGGTGAGCTGGTTGAACTGGCATTGAGTGATTATCAGTTTGAAGATATTTTCGGCAAATCCTGTGTCGAGATTTCCCTGGAGCGATTTTTATATTCCGGCCAGGATGCCGAGATTTTTTTCACCTACCGGACCCCGAAAAGCGGGGCAAGTTCAAAGGCGGCTCTGGCACGGGCCAATCCGTTGTTGGCCGGTGTGAAACCCTTGAAGGACGGCAGGGTGTATTCCCCCATGCCCCATTATACCCAATCCGGGGACAAGCTGGATGAAATATTGACGGATATTGCCGCCATTCTTCATCCCGAGTGTTACCCGGGGCACAAACTTGGCTATTTCAGGCAATTGCCGGATACAGACCCGAAAAGCTGA
- a CDS encoding FecCD family ABC transporter permease, which yields MTTTTIQPTDITALRKLSGKRRSITYTLFCAILLIIMTASVMVGSVPISLDELVSILVTHDTAGVNGFIIWKIRLPRAIAAALGGGYLAVAGLLLQVFFRNPIVGPFILGISSGATLMVSFVMLTSLTLGFTVLNPFMATLAAFTGAYGVMVIVVAIAGRVKNAVTLLIVGLMMGYLCHAVTSVLVAFAEKEKIKGFVLWQLGSFSGFRWSEIEIMIIAGGLICLLVYALAKPLNAFLLGEEYAASMGVNIKLFRLLILLSSCALAGMITSVAGPVAFVGLAVPHMVRLAFGTSDNRILIPGSLLVGAVVTCLCDFIARMVFSPVELPISAITAFFGAPIVIGLLLKRKVVL from the coding sequence ATGACAACAACCACTATTCAACCTACTGATATCACAGCACTTCGAAAGCTTTCGGGAAAGCGCCGCAGCATCACGTATACGCTTTTTTGTGCCATCCTTCTGATAATCATGACAGCCAGTGTTATGGTCGGCTCTGTTCCTATATCTTTAGACGAACTTGTTTCCATTCTGGTCACCCATGACACTGCCGGCGTCAATGGGTTTATCATATGGAAAATCCGTTTGCCCAGGGCTATTGCCGCTGCACTTGGCGGGGGGTATCTTGCCGTCGCAGGTCTTCTGCTTCAGGTTTTTTTCCGCAATCCCATTGTGGGACCTTTTATTCTGGGAATTTCTTCCGGGGCCACATTAATGGTTTCCTTTGTGATGCTCACCTCCCTGACCCTTGGATTTACTGTCCTCAATCCCTTTATGGCAACCCTGGCAGCCTTTACAGGAGCATATGGCGTCATGGTCATTGTAGTGGCCATTGCCGGCCGGGTGAAAAATGCGGTCACACTCCTTATCGTGGGATTGATGATGGGGTATCTTTGCCATGCCGTTACCAGTGTGCTGGTGGCATTTGCAGAAAAAGAAAAAATAAAGGGGTTTGTGCTGTGGCAATTGGGTAGTTTTTCAGGATTCAGATGGAGTGAAATCGAAATCATGATCATCGCAGGCGGGCTGATATGCCTTCTGGTCTATGCCCTGGCCAAACCCCTGAATGCTTTTCTTTTAGGAGAAGAATATGCCGCATCCATGGGGGTGAATATTAAATTATTCCGGTTGCTTATTCTTTTGTCCTCCTGTGCCCTGGCCGGGATGATCACTTCTGTGGCCGGTCCTGTGGCCTTTGTGGGCCTGGCTGTTCCCCACATGGTGCGGCTGGCTTTTGGCACCTCCGACAACCGGATACTGATACCGGGTTCGCTCCTGGTGGGGGCAGTGGTTACCTGTTTGTGTGATTTTATCGCCCGAATGGTGTTTTCACCGGTGGAACTGCCCATATCCGCGATCACTGCATTTTTCGGGGCACCCATCGTGATCGGCCTTCTATTAAAACGAAAGGTGGTATTATAA
- a CDS encoding ABC transporter ATP-binding protein — MNNTSILSTRNLCVGYEKKQVLKDLDLDFYPGKFVSLLGPNGAGKTTLLRTLSKHLPPLSGKITIHGKDLSLIRSDDLARIMSVVLTQRVAPPLFRVYDFVGMGRYPHTSWTGRMNSQDDDAVMESLNLVRAQHLVFRDLSTLSDGERQKVLIARALAQEPAIILLDEPTMHLDLKHRMEVMSILQGLCREKGICVVASLHDVEVAAKVSDRVVLIKDGMLHAFGSPEDVLQEDTVSDLYDFSNACFNRMLGNIEIRNRADKARVFVIGGMGSASVLYRLLSKKGYEVITGVLLKNDIDYFVARSLGIQCLVQDSLDIISSQSVQGAVEALKACDFIIDTGFETAGLNRANLDLITTALALKKPIFCMGSPKNREMLNRPDLSDVWFTKTESRLVDLVEEKEIA; from the coding sequence ATGAACAACACGTCGATTTTATCAACCCGGAATCTTTGTGTCGGATACGAAAAAAAACAAGTACTCAAAGACCTTGACCTTGATTTTTACCCGGGAAAATTTGTATCCCTGTTAGGACCCAACGGGGCCGGTAAGACCACTTTGTTGCGGACCCTTTCCAAACACCTGCCTCCCCTTAGCGGGAAGATCACGATTCATGGAAAGGATTTATCCCTGATCCGGTCCGATGATCTGGCCCGGATAATGTCTGTTGTGTTGACACAAAGGGTGGCTCCCCCCCTTTTTCGTGTTTATGATTTTGTGGGCATGGGCCGTTACCCCCATACAAGTTGGACCGGCAGGATGAACAGTCAAGACGATGATGCGGTCATGGAATCTTTAAATTTAGTCCGGGCACAACATCTGGTTTTTCGGGATCTTTCCACCCTGAGTGACGGGGAACGGCAAAAGGTTCTTATTGCAAGGGCCCTGGCCCAGGAACCCGCCATTATCCTGTTGGACGAACCCACCATGCACCTGGACTTGAAACACCGTATGGAAGTCATGTCCATTCTCCAGGGGCTTTGCCGGGAAAAAGGCATTTGTGTGGTTGCCTCACTCCATGATGTGGAAGTGGCAGCCAAGGTATCGGACCGGGTAGTTCTGATTAAGGATGGCATGCTTCACGCATTCGGATCGCCGGAAGATGTCCTCCAGGAGGATACGGTATCTGACCTGTATGATTTTTCCAATGCCTGTTTCAATAGGATGCTGGGAAATATTGAGATCCGGAACCGGGCTGACAAAGCCAGGGTGTTTGTCATCGGGGGGATGGGCAGTGCATCGGTTCTCTATCGCCTGCTCTCCAAAAAAGGATATGAGGTTATCACAGGCGTGCTGTTGAAAAACGATATTGATTATTTTGTGGCCAGATCCCTGGGAATCCAGTGCCTGGTTCAGGACAGCCTGGATATCATTTCCAGCCAGAGTGTTCAGGGCGCTGTTGAGGCACTCAAGGCATGTGATTTTATCATTGATACCGGGTTTGAAACCGCTGGCCTGAACCGTGCTAATCTGGATCTGATCACCACGGCGCTTGCCCTTAAAAAGCCGATTTTCTGCATGGGCAGCCCTAAAAACAGGGAAATGTTGAACCGCCCGGACCTGTCTGATGTATGGTTTACAAAAACGGAATCCCGCCTGGTAGACCTGGTGGAAGAAAAAGAAATCGCCTGA
- a CDS encoding radical SAM/SPASM domain-containing protein: MNFSPAYLILMLTDRCNLACRYCYLGSQGENTNRGTDMSCEMIDQALGAAAKESLPFHVQLTGGEPLLVPRLIEYAAQKTRQIRPDVSIGIQSNATLMNDRVVDLIKKYDLNLGISIDGDPCLQEAHRGRAGDTFKGLRLLEKEKVPFNVTTVVTAANADKLHRLVLSLGGFSMARGIGLDPLVLKGNAKKTSVLSAEPDQVAFGIKKMITALDMVNAGRHVPLVIREMEKLKEKIYKTALAPFCHAAAGQSLAVTPEGKLFPCSQTANDPDFALGTLDHPETGKQVLKLKAYRLNRTLQARCRECGLSPVCPGECPSRLHYNKNHTPGLACAIYQALASQTDIGIKIA, encoded by the coding sequence ATGAATTTTTCTCCGGCGTATTTGATTTTAATGCTGACCGACAGGTGCAACCTTGCCTGCCGGTACTGCTATCTGGGCAGTCAGGGGGAAAATACCAACCGGGGCACTGATATGTCCTGTGAGATGATTGATCAGGCCCTTGGGGCAGCTGCAAAGGAGAGTCTGCCCTTTCATGTCCAGCTCACCGGCGGGGAACCCCTGCTGGTGCCCCGTCTTATTGAATATGCAGCTCAAAAAACCAGGCAGATCCGTCCGGATGTCAGCATCGGGATTCAGTCCAATGCCACCCTCATGAATGACCGGGTTGTTGATCTTATTAAAAAATATGATCTTAACCTGGGGATCAGCATAGATGGAGATCCTTGTTTACAAGAAGCCCATCGGGGCCGGGCAGGTGACACCTTTAAGGGGCTGCGCCTGCTGGAAAAAGAAAAAGTCCCTTTTAATGTTACAACCGTGGTCACGGCAGCCAATGCAGATAAGCTTCACCGTCTGGTGCTGTCGCTGGGGGGATTTTCAATGGCCCGGGGGATCGGGTTGGACCCCCTGGTCTTAAAGGGAAATGCAAAAAAGACCTCTGTTCTATCGGCAGAACCCGACCAGGTGGCCTTTGGAATCAAAAAAATGATCACTGCCCTGGATATGGTTAATGCCGGAAGGCATGTCCCGCTTGTGATACGCGAAATGGAAAAATTAAAGGAAAAAATATATAAAACAGCTTTAGCCCCTTTTTGCCATGCAGCAGCAGGGCAAAGCCTGGCAGTCACGCCCGAAGGAAAATTGTTTCCCTGCAGCCAGACCGCCAATGACCCTGATTTTGCCCTTGGCACCCTGGATCATCCTGAAACAGGCAAACAGGTGTTAAAACTTAAGGCCTATCGTTTGAACCGGACACTCCAGGCCAGGTGCCGGGAGTGCGGCCTGAGCCCGGTATGTCCCGGCGAGTGCCCCAGTCGTCTTCATTATAACAAAAATCATACCCCCGGGCTTGCCTGTGCGATCTATCAGGCCCTGGCATCCCAGACAGACATCGGGATAAAAATTGCTTAA